CAGAGGGATCACAATGCGCGTATTCAATGCGCCAATGATATCGCTCGTCACATCTATGAGTAGAGGGTACAACGAACTTCTTCCGGGATTGCGATAAATGGTAAATTGCATGATTCAGAACGCTCTGTAGTCATCACTGAAGTGCCCATGCTCATCATGGAAGCGGTTAAGCGCTTCCAGCCCTTCCCGATTCTCTTCTTTCCAGCGAGTGGAGGCGTGCTTTTTCAGTTCGGCATCAAGGGCTGCGGCCAGAGTCTGACTCATATTCACCCCGGCAGCACGGGCGGCAGCGATCAAATCGCGCTCCAGCGTGACAGTGACACTCTGAGTAGTACGTTGTTTCATGTCAGGACCTCTCTCTGCTTTCCTGTACGTTCAACTTACACGTATTTTTACACATGGTCTATTCTGGTCGCCTGTATGGACAGGCTGACAGAGTGCCCTGATGCGATCAAAATGACCAATACCAACACAGCTGGCGGTCCCGTTTCTGAAGATAGCTTCAGTATGATGAGACCGCCAGACCACTCAGGACTGCAGGGTTGCCAGGCGGGCCGCAAAACCGACAAATAACATGCCAATCAGGCTGTTGCCCAGTTTTGCCAGTTTTTTACGGGTTTTCACATAGCGGGTCACAAAAGCCCCGGTGAAAATCAGGAAGCTCAGATAGGTAAAGCTCACCATCTCCAGCACCCCGGCGAGGATCATAAATGCCACCCCGGTATGCGGCGCGTGCACATCAATAAACTGCACAAAGAAAGAGACATAAAACAGAATCGCTTTGGGGTTGGTCATGCTCAGGATCAGCGCCCTTTTCAGGGTGGCGCTACGCGGCTCCTGGGCGACATCATGGCCGGCCCCTTTTTTCAGTAAAGTGGCATAGAGGATCTTCGCCCCCAGATAGAGCAGATAAAACGCCCCCAGATAGCGGACGATATTAAACAGCACCGGCGTGGTTTTTATCAGCGTGGCCACCCCGGCCCAGGCGAGAAACATTAACACCGCATCGCCAATAAATACCCCCAGCGCTGCAAGATACCCCTGGCGCACGCCGTGCGTTACGCTGGTTTTCAGCACAAAAAGCGTATTGGGCCCCGGAACCAGGACAATAAAAATTGCGCCTATTACATAGGTCCAGAAATTCAGTACCCCTAAGTCAGAAAACACATTTCCCCCACGTTTATTAACAGTGAACCACCACTCAACCAGAACGGACCATATTACCGCAGTAAACATACGGGTAACAGGCGGTTATCCCCCACGGCCGCCGCCGGGCTGTATCGTACGCGTTACATGGCACTGTACGCCCCCGGCGTTAAAACCACCTGCACATACGCGTTAAGGGCGCTTTTTCGGCATCATGCGCAGCAGCGTATTATCACGCCAGAAATAGTGGTGCGCCAGCGCCGCCGCCGCGTGCAGGCCAATCAGCCAGTAGCCGAGGTTAGCCAGCAACTCATGGTAGCCCTTAAGGGTATCGACCAGGTCAAAATCCGCCTCTGGCGCGTAGGGCATGGCAATACCGAACGGGAACCAGGGCCGGGCGCGGTAATACATCATCACCAGGCCGATAACCGGCAGCGCGATAAACAGCAGGTAGATAGCCAGATGCCCGAGGTGGGCAAAACCGGTCATCATCGCGGAGGGTTTAGGGGTAATCGGCGGCGCCGGTCGTTTCAGGCGCACCAGAAGCCGGGCGACCATCAGAATAAGAATGGCCGATCCGCAGGAAATATGCACCATATTAAACACGGGGCGGTAGCTTCTGGGGAAAAAGCCTCGCAGCTCCATGGCGCAATAGGTCAGAATAACCAGTAAAAATACCAGCCAGTGAATGCCAATTTGTAGTCCCGAATACTTATCCCGCATAGCCGTTTCTGCTCCAGTGTGTGAATCCAGCAAACATTAATGATATTTCATTAAAAATTCATTAACTTTTCACCGGGCTATGCTAAATAGCGTTTCCTGAACAGAAAGTGAACACGCCTTGTCTGGCGGTAGCCTGCCCGGGTGGCAGGCTACCCCACGGCCTCAGGCGCTGATGCTCTCCATCGCCTGCATAATCCGCTTATCAGAGACCGGGTACGCCGTACCCAGCTGCTGGGCAAAGTAGCTGACCCGCAGCTCCTCTATCATCCAGCGGATCGCCTGGACGTCGTCGTCATCCCGGCGGCTGGCCGGTAATTTATGCAGCCAGGGCTGCCACGCCTGCTGCACCTGCTCGATTTTCAGCATCTGGGCCCGATCCCGGTGGGGATCAATGGCCATTTTCTCCAGCCGCTTTTCAATCGCCTGCAGGTAGCGCAGCGTATCGCCAAGGCGCTGATAGCCATTCCCGGTCACAAAACCACGATAGACCAGCCCGTTCATCTGGGCTTTCACGTCGGCCAGCCCCAGGGCCATGGTCATATCCACCCGCCCTTTCAGGCGTTTGTTAATGCTGAAGACCGCCGTCAGGATCCGCTCGACCTGTTGCGCAATATCCACCACCGTGTCGTTGAGGTTTGCGCGCACGATCTCATGCAGCCGGGTAAACCCGGCTTCATCCCAGACCGGGCCGCCTGCGTCGGCGATCAGTTTATCCACCCCGCAGGAGATGCAGTCATCAATAAGATCCAGCACTTTACCGTAAGGGTTAAAGTAGAGCCCCAGTTTGGCTTTGTTGGGCAGCTTCTCATGCAGGTACTTAATGGGCGACGGAATGTTCAGCAGTAGCAGGCGGCGCAATCCGCGCCACATGGCGTGCTGCTGCTCCTGCGGGTTGTCAAACAGGCGGATGGCAACACTCTCTTTTTCATCCACCAGCGCAGGCCAGGCTTTCACCTGGTAGCCACCGCGTTTTTGCTCGTAGTGGTCCGGCAGTGCGCCAAAACTCCAGATATGCAGGCCGCTCTGTTCGATACCGTCGTCAGCAACGGCCGAGATAGTTTGCTGAACTTTCTCTTTCAGGCTGTTTTTCAGCGCCTCCAGCGACGGGCCCTCACTGAGCTTTTTCTGGTGTTCATCCACCACCCGGAAGGTCATTTTCAGGTGTTCAGGCACCTGCTCCCAGTGCCAGTCTTCCCGATCAATAGTCACCCCGCTCATGCGCCGCAGCTCGCGCTCCAGGCTCTCCAGCAGCGGTTGTTCCAGCGGCGTTACCCGCCCGAGCACCGCATCTGCATAGTTGGGGGCCGGGACAAAGTTGCGCCGCACCGGCTTCGGCAGCGATTTAATCAGCGCTATCACCAGCTCCCGGCGCATCCCCGGCACCTGCCATTCAAACCCGGTCTCTTCCACCTGGTTGAGCAGCGGCAGCGGAATATGCACCGTAACCCCGTCGGCATCGGCCCCGGGTTCAAACTGATAGCTGAGGCGCAGCTTCAGGTTCCCCTGATGCCAGAAGTTCGGATAATCCAGCTTGCTGACCTGCTCCGCCCCTTCCCTGATAAGCATACTTTTTTCAAAGCTGAGCAGATCCGGGTTTTCCCTGCTGGCCTTCTTCCACCAGCTGTCAAAATGGCGGGAAGAGACAACATCGTGGTCAATACGCTGATCGTAAAATTCAAACAGCGCCTCGTCATCCACCAGAATATCCCGGCGCCGGGAGCGGTGCTCCAGATCTTCCACTTCCGTGCGCAGCTTCTGGTTATCGCGGAAGAAGGCATGGCGGGTCTGCCAGTCCCCTTCGACCAGGGCGTGGCGGATAAACAGCTCCCGGCACAGGGCGGGATCAATCGTGCTGTAGTTCACCTTGCGGGCCGCCACGATCGGTAACCCGTAGAGGGTGACTTTTTCACTGGCCATCACCGCGCCCTGGGCCCGCTCCCAGTGGGGCTCGCTCCAGCTGCGGCGCAGCAGGTGCTGGGCTACCGGCTCTATCCATTCTGGCTCTATCCGGGCGGCAATACGCCCCCACAGGCGGCTGGTTTCGACCAGCTCCGCCACCATGGTCCATTTGGGCGGCTTTTTAAATAACCCGGAGCCGGGGAAAATCGCAAAGCGCGCATTACGCGCACCGGTATATTCCTGCTTGTCGGTATCTTTCATACCGATATGCGACAAAAGCCCGGTCAGCAGCGCCGTATGCACGGTGCGGAAATCTGCCGCTTCGCTGTTCACCGCAATGCGCAGCTCTTTCACCACCTGGCGGATCTGGGTGTAGATATCCTGCCACTCCCGCACCCGCAGGTAGTTGAGATACTCGGTGCGGCACAGGCGGCGGAACCCATTGGATGAGAGGGCTTTTTGCTGTTCGCCCAGGTAGTTCCACAGATTCACAAAGGCCAGGAAATCTGAATCTTTATCCTGGAAGCGGCGGTGCTTCTCATCGGCGGCTTGCTGCTTCTCCTGCGGGCGCTCCCGGGGATCCTGAATAGACAGGGCCGCGGTGATAATCATCACCTCGCGGACACAGCCATGTTTTTGCGCCTCCAGCACCATGCGTGCCAGGCGGGGATCCACCGGTAACCGGGCCAGCTGGCGCCCGGAGGCGGTCAGCTTATAGCTGCCCTGCTGCTCGTTACTGATAATGGCGCCCAGCTCTTCGAGCAGGCGCACCCCGTCCTGAATATTGCGCTTGTCTGGCGCCTCCACAAACGGGAACGCGGCAATATCCCCCAGCCCCAGGGCGGTCATTTGCAGAATAACCGAGGCCAGGTTAGTGCGCAGGATCTCCGGGTCGGTAAATTCCGGGCGCGATAAAAAGTCATCTTCAGAATAAAGACGGATGCAGATCCCGTCCGACACGCGCCCGCAGCGCCCTTTGCGCTGGTTGGCGGAGGCCTGGGACACGGGTTCGATCGGCAGGCGCTGGACCTTGGTCCGGTAGCTGTAGCGGCTGATACGCGCAGTACCCGGGTCAATCACATATTTAATGCCCGGCACCGTAAGCGAGGTTTCCGCCACGTTTGTGGCCAGCACAATGCGCCGCCCCGTATGGGGCTGGAACACCCGGTTCTGCTCGCTGTTTGACAGCCTTGCATAGAGGGGCAGCACCTCGGTGTGGCGCAGATTCAGTTTGTTCAGGCCATCGGCCGTGTCGCGAATCTCCCGCTCACCGCTCATAAAGATAAGAATATCCCCGGGGGCTTCATGGCCCAGCTCATCCACGGCGTCAAAAATCGCCTGTAGCTGATCGCGGTCCGTATCCTCGGCGTTGTCCACCACCGGGCGGTAGCGCACCTCTACCGGGTACGTGCGCCCGGAGACTTCAATCACCGGGGCGTTATCAAAATGGCGCGAGAAGCGCTGGGGATCAATGGTTGCCGAGGTGATAATAACTTTGAGATCCGGGCGGCGCGGCAGTACCTCTTTCAGGTAGCCGAGCAAGAAATCGATATTCAGGCTGCGTTCGTGGGCCTCATCGATAATTATCGTGTCGTACTGCATCAGCAGGCGATCCTGCTGAATTTCCGCCAGCAGGATCCCGTCGGTCATCAGTTTAACGAGGGTATTTTCCCCCACATGATCATTAAACCGGACTTTATAGCCCACGCAGCCGCCGGGCTCGGTTTCCAGCTCCTGAGCAATGCGGTTCGCCACGGTCCGGGCCGCCAGGCGCCGGGGCTGGGTATGGCCTATCCAGCCTTTGATCCCCCGCCCCAGCTCCATGCAGATTTTCGGCAGCTGTGTGGTTTTACCGGAGCCGGTTTCCCCGGCCACAATCACCACCTGGTGGTCGCGAATGGCCTCCAGAATGGCCTGTTTTTTCTGGCTGACGGGAAGATTATCCGGGTAGGTGATCGCCGGGCGCGACGCTTCGCGCAGGGCGACTCTGGCTGCGGCGGTGTCGATTTCCGCCGTCAGTTCCGCCAGCAGCGCCTGGGCTGCCTGCGGATTTTTCATTTTGCGCACGCCATGCAGGCGTCGGGAAAGCGGCTGCCGGTCGCGCAGCATGAGCGAGTCGAGGCGTGTCTGTAAATCAGACAGTCCGGGGATTTTATTTTCCATATTGATCTTTTGTAACGCGGAACAGTGCCGTCTGGTGTCAGGTAACGTTTTGGTTATTGCACCAGTTTACCACAACGGGGGGTGCCCCGCTTTGTTCAATAAAACTGAACAGAGAATTCGATTTATTAAGCTATCTCTGGCGGGGATATCTGCATAAAGTGATGGCCTTGGCCGGGAAACCGGAGTTATCAACAATGTAAGGAACACCACATG
This Shimwellia blattae DSM 4481 = NBRC 105725 DNA region includes the following protein-coding sequences:
- a CDS encoding type II toxin-antitoxin system CcdA family antitoxin → MKQRTTQSVTVTLERDLIAAARAAGVNMSQTLAAALDAELKKHASTRWKEENREGLEALNRFHDEHGHFSDDYRAF
- the leuE gene encoding leucine efflux protein LeuE; its protein translation is MFSDLGVLNFWTYVIGAIFIVLVPGPNTLFVLKTSVTHGVRQGYLAALGVFIGDAVLMFLAWAGVATLIKTTPVLFNIVRYLGAFYLLYLGAKILYATLLKKGAGHDVAQEPRSATLKRALILSMTNPKAILFYVSFFVQFIDVHAPHTGVAFMILAGVLEMVSFTYLSFLIFTGAFVTRYVKTRKKLAKLGNSLIGMLFVGFAARLATLQS
- the cybB gene encoding cytochrome b561, whose translation is MRDKYSGLQIGIHWLVFLLVILTYCAMELRGFFPRSYRPVFNMVHISCGSAILILMVARLLVRLKRPAPPITPKPSAMMTGFAHLGHLAIYLLFIALPVIGLVMMYYRARPWFPFGIAMPYAPEADFDLVDTLKGYHELLANLGYWLIGLHAAAALAHHYFWRDNTLLRMMPKKRP
- the hrpA gene encoding ATP-dependent RNA helicase HrpA; this translates as MENKIPGLSDLQTRLDSLMLRDRQPLSRRLHGVRKMKNPQAAQALLAELTAEIDTAAARVALREASRPAITYPDNLPVSQKKQAILEAIRDHQVVIVAGETGSGKTTQLPKICMELGRGIKGWIGHTQPRRLAARTVANRIAQELETEPGGCVGYKVRFNDHVGENTLVKLMTDGILLAEIQQDRLLMQYDTIIIDEAHERSLNIDFLLGYLKEVLPRRPDLKVIITSATIDPQRFSRHFDNAPVIEVSGRTYPVEVRYRPVVDNAEDTDRDQLQAIFDAVDELGHEAPGDILIFMSGEREIRDTADGLNKLNLRHTEVLPLYARLSNSEQNRVFQPHTGRRIVLATNVAETSLTVPGIKYVIDPGTARISRYSYRTKVQRLPIEPVSQASANQRKGRCGRVSDGICIRLYSEDDFLSRPEFTDPEILRTNLASVILQMTALGLGDIAAFPFVEAPDKRNIQDGVRLLEELGAIISNEQQGSYKLTASGRQLARLPVDPRLARMVLEAQKHGCVREVMIITAALSIQDPRERPQEKQQAADEKHRRFQDKDSDFLAFVNLWNYLGEQQKALSSNGFRRLCRTEYLNYLRVREWQDIYTQIRQVVKELRIAVNSEAADFRTVHTALLTGLLSHIGMKDTDKQEYTGARNARFAIFPGSGLFKKPPKWTMVAELVETSRLWGRIAARIEPEWIEPVAQHLLRRSWSEPHWERAQGAVMASEKVTLYGLPIVAARKVNYSTIDPALCRELFIRHALVEGDWQTRHAFFRDNQKLRTEVEDLEHRSRRRDILVDDEALFEFYDQRIDHDVVSSRHFDSWWKKASRENPDLLSFEKSMLIREGAEQVSKLDYPNFWHQGNLKLRLSYQFEPGADADGVTVHIPLPLLNQVEETGFEWQVPGMRRELVIALIKSLPKPVRRNFVPAPNYADAVLGRVTPLEQPLLESLERELRRMSGVTIDREDWHWEQVPEHLKMTFRVVDEHQKKLSEGPSLEALKNSLKEKVQQTISAVADDGIEQSGLHIWSFGALPDHYEQKRGGYQVKAWPALVDEKESVAIRLFDNPQEQQHAMWRGLRRLLLLNIPSPIKYLHEKLPNKAKLGLYFNPYGKVLDLIDDCISCGVDKLIADAGGPVWDEAGFTRLHEIVRANLNDTVVDIAQQVERILTAVFSINKRLKGRVDMTMALGLADVKAQMNGLVYRGFVTGNGYQRLGDTLRYLQAIEKRLEKMAIDPHRDRAQMLKIEQVQQAWQPWLHKLPASRRDDDDVQAIRWMIEELRVSYFAQQLGTAYPVSDKRIMQAMESISA